A single window of Sulfurimonas crateris DNA harbors:
- the mobB gene encoding molybdopterin-guanine dinucleotide biosynthesis protein B: MKKRLAVAFTGPSNSGKTTLILKVARKLIHDFKKEVAIIKHDPKDKARFDVEGKDSYKFSDTGAEVIVTSPNRTTYFSHRRKELDEMIRLFNDFDILLVEGLKNLPLPRISVFRDELDSDYFPYMDALATDGSINLSDYELPKNVDILDINNCEDVISWILKNAKEV, from the coding sequence TTGAAAAAAAGATTAGCGGTTGCATTTACCGGTCCGTCAAACAGCGGAAAAACGACACTTATTTTAAAAGTTGCCAGAAAACTTATTCACGACTTTAAAAAAGAGGTTGCTATTATTAAGCATGACCCAAAAGATAAAGCTCGTTTTGATGTTGAAGGAAAAGACAGCTACAAGTTCTCAGACACGGGTGCAGAGGTCATTGTGACATCTCCAAACCGCACGACATACTTTTCACATAGACGCAAAGAGCTTGATGAGATGATAAGGCTCTTTAACGACTTTGACATCTTGCTGGTAGAAGGGCTAAAAAATCTCCCTCTTCCTAGAATAAGTGTGTTTAGAGATGAGCTAGACAGTGACTATTTCCCTTATATGGACGCTTTGGCGACTGACGGAAGTATAAACTTGAGTGATTATGAACTACCAAAAAATGTAGATATTCTAGATATAAACAACTGCGAAGATGTAATATCTTGGATACTTAAAAACGCGAAGGAAGTGTAA
- a CDS encoding YggT family protein, whose product MSILIDIVQGLGAIALTLINIYMWVVIITALLSFVNPDPFNPIVQFLYRVTNPAYSLVRRYIRTNFNGLDLAPLVIIIGLQVMSVLLGSLLRAL is encoded by the coding sequence ATGAGTATTTTAATAGATATAGTTCAAGGTCTTGGAGCGATAGCCCTTACCCTTATAAATATATATATGTGGGTCGTTATCATAACGGCGCTGCTGAGTTTTGTAAACCCTGACCCGTTTAATCCGATTGTTCAGTTTCTATATAGAGTAACTAACCCTGCTTACTCTTTGGTCAGAAGATATATAAGAACAAATTTTAATGGATTAGACTTGGCACCATTGGTAATAATAATAGGATTGCAGGTGATGAGTGTCCTGCTTGGCTCTCTTCTGCGTGCTCTTTAA
- the gltX gene encoding glutamate--tRNA ligase, protein MLRFTSSPTRDIHIGDLRIALFNYIVSKQRGEDLIVRIEDMDKERNIEKKDEETLGILELFGIGYSHVVHQSQNFRFHAAMALQLLHEAKAFNCFCSPEWLEKKREEAKNNKEAYRYDDACASLPAELVIDNENPFTVRIKKSQEPITIKDHIKGEITFKPQDMESFIIMNENKIPTYNFACGIDDMLSDISLIIRDEEHLSDAPKEDTIRTSLGYEKKIEYAHLPAIVGENADLSVKWLLEEGYLPSAIANYLILIGNKPPKEIFNLEDAIEWFDLKNISKSSECFDIEILRDINKEHLRALDTKELSRYVGFADADIGELARVYLEEASTTKELKSKIGAIFAKKELPIEFAEDAKTVSEAVEGAPYFEEYEDFKNHIMKESQLEGENFSKPLRIILTGAEDGPDIALVYKYIKNYIGEIAK, encoded by the coding sequence ATGCTAAGATTTACATCCAGCCCTACTCGCGATATTCACATTGGTGATTTAAGAATTGCCCTGTTTAACTATATTGTCTCTAAGCAGAGAGGTGAAGATTTGATCGTTCGCATAGAAGATATGGATAAAGAGAGAAACATAGAGAAAAAAGATGAAGAGACACTTGGTATTTTGGAACTTTTCGGCATTGGTTACTCTCATGTAGTCCACCAAAGCCAAAATTTTCGTTTTCATGCAGCGATGGCTCTGCAGCTTTTGCACGAGGCTAAGGCGTTTAACTGTTTTTGCTCACCCGAGTGGCTTGAAAAAAAGAGAGAAGAAGCCAAAAATAACAAAGAGGCATACAGATATGATGATGCATGCGCTTCTTTGCCTGCAGAACTTGTCATTGACAATGAAAATCCGTTTACTGTGAGAATAAAAAAGTCGCAAGAACCGATAACCATAAAAGACCATATCAAAGGTGAGATAACTTTCAAGCCTCAAGATATGGAGAGTTTCATCATAATGAACGAAAATAAGATACCCACTTATAACTTTGCTTGCGGTATTGATGATATGTTGAGTGATATATCTTTAATCATCCGTGATGAGGAGCACCTAAGCGATGCACCCAAAGAGGATACGATCCGAACATCGCTTGGCTATGAAAAGAAGATCGAATATGCGCATCTGCCTGCCATAGTAGGTGAGAATGCTGATTTAAGCGTTAAATGGCTTCTTGAAGAGGGTTATCTGCCCTCAGCCATTGCAAATTATCTTATATTGATCGGGAATAAGCCACCAAAAGAGATCTTTAATTTAGAAGACGCCATAGAGTGGTTTGATCTCAAAAATATATCAAAATCTTCTGAGTGTTTTGATATTGAGATATTAAGAGATATAAACAAAGAGCATCTAAGAGCTCTAGATACAAAGGAGCTCTCTAGATATGTCGGTTTTGCAGATGCCGATATTGGCGAACTGGCACGCGTATATCTTGAGGAAGCCTCAACTACAAAAGAGTTAAAATCAAAAATAGGTGCCATTTTTGCAAAAAAAGAGCTACCTATAGAGTTTGCAGAGGACGCAAAAACAGTCTCAGAGGCTGTTGAAGGCGCACCCTACTTTGAAGAGTATGAGGATTTTAAAAACCATATTATGAAAGAGTCGCAACTTGAGGGTGAAAATTTTTCTAAACCTCTAAGAATTATTTTAACAGGAGCCGAAGATGGTCCTGATATTGCTTTGGTATATAAATATATAAAAAATTACATAGGTGAGATAGCAAAATGA